A stretch of DNA from Coccidioides posadasii str. Silveira chromosome 4, complete sequence:
TCGAAGCACGCTCCCGGTCTAGAGTCATACCACGATCTCTGGCAATGGAGCGTCGATGAGCCTGCCAAGTTCTGGGAGGAGGTGTGGAACTACACCGGCGTCAAGGCTCACAGGCCGTATGAGGAGGTCAGTTTTAATTAACCCTTGAtatttttctctcttttcagGCGGGGagggttaaaaaaaaaaaaaaagaaaagaaaagaaaagcaaagaaagaggaaaagaaaataaagaatagaaaagaaaggaaagggaaaaagaaacatcTTGCGCTGACGGTAAAGCTTGCACTCTTTAGGTCTGCCAACCGGAAGCCCTCCTGTTCCCGAAACGCCCGTTCTTCGATGGATCTCTGCTTAATTTCGCGGAGAACCTCCTCTTCCCGTCCAGCAATCCCCACGAGCACGCCGTCGCCGTCATCGCTGCCACCGAATCCACCCGCGAACACATCTCATGGAAGGACCTGCGAGAAAGGGTTCGGCTGTGCATCGCCGCCATGCGCGATGCTGGCGTGGCCAAGGGAGATCGGGTTGCCGGGTTCGTCGGAAATCATCCCAACACCTTGATCGCCATGCTGGCCACGACCTCCATAGGAGCCCTCTGGAGCGGCGTCTCCACGGATACCGGGGTCCACGCCGTCCTAGAGCGCTTGCGCCAGATCGAGCCCAAGCTGCTCTTTGCGGACAATGCCTCCATATACAACGGCAAGGTCCACGACACACATGCAAAGGTCGCCGAGGTCGCCGCAAGTTTGCCGTGCCTGCAGCTGGTCGTCATCTTTGACGCCGTCAGAGATCATGCCTTTGACGTCTCCTCTATCGTATCACCTAACGGTTCCACTGTCACCTATGCCGACTTCATAGCCTCCGCCCGGACGTCAGACGCTCCCTTACGATTCGAATATCTCCCGCCCGATCACCCCATCTACATCCTCTACTCCTCCGGCACGACCGGAGCACCGAAACCCATCGTCCATGGAGCCCTGGGCACCCTTCTTCAGCACAAGAAGGAGCATGTGCTTCACTGCGACATCGGCCCCGGCGACAGATTGTTCTACTTCACCACCACAACATGGATGATGTGGCACTGGCTCGTGTCCGCGCTGGCCAGCGGATCGAGCATTGTGCTCTATGACGGATCACCTTTCCGACCGCTGGACCCGGAAAACGGAAAAGGCGACATGGCCATGGCTCGACTGATCGACGAGCTACACATCACCCACTTCGGAACCTCTGCGAAATACCTCTCCGTGCTGGAGCAGGCCGCGCTGAACCCGCGAAAGCATCCCCACCGACCCGTGACGTTCCGGACATTGCGGGCAATCTTCAGCACTGGCTCTCCGCTGGCCCCTTCGACGTTTGACTACGTCTACTCTTCCATCCACGAGGATATCCTGCTGGGTTCCATCACCGGTGGCACGGACATCATCTCGCTCTTTGGAGCCTGCTGCCCGATCCTTCCTGTCCACCGAGGAGAGATCCAGTGTCGAGGACTGGGCATGGCCGTGTCCGTCTTTGACCACGCGGCCAATGACATCAGCAAGACGGATGACGCTGGAGACCTGGTGTGCACCAAGCCGTTTCCCGCGCAACCCGTCATGTTCTGGCCTCCGGGCGCCGTCGGCGAAGCAAAGTACCGTTCGAGCTACTTCGAGACGTATGGAGATCACACCTGGCACCATGGGGATTTCGTCAAGATCAATCCCGTCACGGGAGGACTGGTCATGCTAGGCAGAAGCGACGGTGTGTTGAAGCCCGCCGGCGTGAGATTCGGAAGCGCTGAGATATACAACGTGATCCTGAAGCATTTTGCCGACGAGATCGAGGACTCTCTGTGCATTGGACGGCGAAGAAATGGAATTGAGACCGACGAGACGGTTGTCCTGTTCGTCAAGCTGACCAACACGTCCTCCGCGTCCTCGGGGGTCTCTACTCCGAACGGAGTCGTCAGGGAGCCGCCGACTCTGCCTGATGGTCTGGCGGCTCGCATCCAGGCCGTGATCCGCAAGGAGCTGAGTCCGCGCCATGTGCCAGCCATCATCGACTCCTGCCCAGAGATTCCCGTGACATCCAATGGCAAGAAGATCGAGAACGCAGTGAAGCAGATCCTGTGTGGATTGAACATCAAGACGGGAGCGAGCGTTGCAAATGCTGCCTGTCTCGAGTGGTATCGGAAATGGGCCGCCGAGCATTAactatttttattttttttatttttatatttttattttacttttttttttcttgtgaATTGTTTTTGAATGTCGGAATCCCTTGAAGTATTAGTAGACATTACAttttaaatatatatatatatatatatatatatatatatatatttttcgTAGACATCATCTTATATGTACATAGTCTTTTTGATGCGAAactgtttcttttttttttctcgtCTGGAAATCGTCTCTCGTCATGTGCTGCgctaaaaataaaaaagtaACTTTCGCGCTTGAAGCCCGTTTTTTGTTGCATCACCACAAAACGGCGGGCggatcttttctttcctttaaCCGCGTCGGAAGAGAGAGAGCTCCACGACAGTCGGTCTCCGTGCAAGCCATCACTTCCACAATGCCTCGTTTTGCAATAAGACCAGGCTCATTACGACCTTTAATTCGCCCGCATCTAGCGCAGAGGTTCGATCCTCGATGGACTAAACGGTTCGCACAGGTCAAATCCACCGGCTCCGAGGCCGCAACCAAGGTAAGCCAAAACCTCCCCGAcaaaacaagaagaagaagaagaagtagaagaagaaccCAGCTTGTCTGACGCACAAGGCCCTTTTTTCGTTCTTTATTCTCTGTAGGACCCCGTTGAGCTTGACCAGATCACCACCTTACCCAATGGCCTCCGCGTCGCCACGGAATCGCTGCCGGGGCCCTTCGCCGGCGTCGGCGTGTACATCGACGCAGGCTCACGCTACGAGAACGAAAGCCTCCGCGGCGTGAGCCACATCGTCGACCGGCTGGCGTTCAAATCGACGAAGACGCGGACGGGCGACCAGATGCTCGAGGCGCTGGAGTCGCTGGGGGGAAACATCCAGTGCGCGTCGTCGCGGGAGTCGCTGATGTACCAGTCCGCGAGCTTCAACTCCGCGGTGCCGACGACGCTGGGCCTTCTGGCGGAGACGATCCGCGAGCCGCTCATCACGGACGAAGAGGTGCAGATGCAGCTTGCCGTGGCGGACTATGAGATCCGTGAGCTGTGGGCGAAGCCCGAGATGATATTGCCGGAGCTGGTGAACATGGCGGCGTACAAGGATAATACGCTGGGGAACCCGCTGCTGTGTCCGAAGGAGAGGCTGGATCAGATCGATAGGAAGACGGTGGAGAGGTATCGGGATGTGTTCTTTGGGCCGGAGAGGATGGTAGTTGCGTTTGCCGGCGTGCCGCATGCGGAGGCGGTGAGGTTGACGGAGATGTACTTTGGGGATATGAAGAGGAAGACGGCGCCGGTGCTGGAGGGAGTGGGAAGCGAGATCAGGGTTAACGATGCCGATGAGGAGGTTCCTACGATGCCGGCGTTTTCTCCTTCATCTACGACAGTGGCCGAGACgtcgtcctcctcctcgtcaTCGTCTTCGAGAACATCGTCCTCTGCGTCTACGTCCAGATCTTCATCGTCGGGGATGTTCTCCAAACTCCCATTCCTCAAATCCCTCTCTACCTCCGCCTCAGCACGCGCCTCCGTCTCCCCGCTCTCTCCAGACCTTTTGAAACCCGACACCCTCAACCTCAACCAAGTATCCCACTACACCGGCGGCTTCCTCTCCCTCCCGCCCATCCCGCCTCCCGCTAACCCCGCCCTCCCCCGCCTCAGCTACATCCACATCGCCTTCGAAGCCCTCCCCATCTCCTCCCCAGACATCTACGCCCTCGCCACCCTCCAAACCCTCCTCGGCGGTGGCGGCTCCTTCTCCGCCGGCGGTCCCGGCAAAGGCATGTACTCACGCCTCTACACCAACGTCCTCAACCAACACGGCTGGGTCGAGAGCTGCATGGCCTTCAACCTCAGCTACACCGACAGCGGACTCTTCGGCATCTCCGCCTCCTGCCACCCGCAACGCCTGACACACATGATCGATGTGATCTGCGGTGAGCTGCAGGCGCTCACTCTGGAGAAGGGCTACTCGGCCCTGCAGCTCGCCGAGGTCAATCGCGCCAAGAACCAGCTGCGCTCGTCGCTGCTGATGAATCTGGAGTCGCGCATGGTCGAGCTCGAGGACCTGGGCAGACAGGTGCAGGTGCACGGACGCAAGATCGGGGCGATGGAGATGTGTAAGCAGATCGAGGCCGTGACGGTGGCGGATCTACGGCGTGTTGCCAAGGACGTGTTCTTCAGTAAGGTGAAGAACAAGGGGATGGGCACGGGACTGCCGACGGTGGTGTTGCAGGAGGGAGAGTTGGAAGGAGTCAAGTTGAATCCGATGAGGTGGAATGATATTCAGGATAGGATTAACGGGTGGTATCTAGGAAGAAGGTGATcgtatcttttttttttttttttttttttttttttttttttgctttgtgGTCCCCTGGTTTCCTTTTTATCTGTCTAGGCTTGTGGTATGGGTGATTGGGTATTTCTGCTATGTTGGAAAGGGGATGAACATCGGGATAAGTGGAGGATAATGGATGTTTGTACAACACTCTCACCTTTCCAAGGGAAAAATTTGCTGTGGCGTTACTGTTATCTCTAGTTTGATACATGCATTGTGATAGAAATTAATATACAAGTACATACCGAGTACTCTGAACTACCTGAATTGATATCATGATATGCATCAAAACACAATAGCAAAATAGCTGCATCACTCGCGGTATTCCCGCATATGCCAATGCACAAACCAACGACCCGGGCAAGcaaatttaaaaaaaaaaaaaaaaaaaaaaagcatcCCTTAAGCACCCAAACGGTCCTGCCATGCAAGAGCTTATCATTTTCTGATATCGATGAccaaatgaaaagaaaagaaaagaaacccCAAAAACCCATATCTCATCGGTAAAGGAACACATGCCAGCCGCGCCCAATCCCACGATACCTATTCTTGCGCCAATCCTTTTtcatttcctttttttttttttttttcgattGGTGAGCCTCTTCCATAAGTGCGATATCCGACGGGCTAATCTACCTCCGGTATGCCCACCCTCGCGCTCAAAAATATGGCCATATCATCCAGCTCGTATGGCGCAAACCAATGCTCCAGGTCATCATACAGCATCCACGTAACGTCCCAcccaagcttctccatcGTCTGAGCGGCCAGTTCGCCCAAGCGCGGTCGGACCTTCTCGTCGAGCGCCCCGTGCGCAAGCCAGATGGGAGTGGATAGGCAGCCAGGCGCCGTATCCCTCGGTGGAAGCGGGTCGATATCAAGGACACATTCACGCGAGAAATTCACCGCACGAGCGCCAAGATCGGAACGGCTATCACCCGACAAGTTTAGTAGGTGCGCCGGCCCGTCTTCTCCATTCCTCTCAAACGGGTCGTCCAATCGGTCACCGTTCGCATCACGAGAGTACTCATTCACCAGTTCTGCCATCTCTTTCTGAAACGGCAACCAACCACTCATACCCACGTACCCTCCCAGGCCGCCCTTCCCGCCATCATCGTAGCTCATCAGTATATGTAGTGCCTGCGCAGCGCCCTGACTCAGCCCGCCCACAACAACGTTCCCAATCCCCACCAGCGCCGCCTCCTCCTCGATGATCCGATGTACGAACTGCGCGCTCTCCCTCAGTCCTTCATGCTGTATGTCCCGTCGCTCATTTTCCGTGCCTAGATTCGTCAGGTCGAACCATTGCGCGATGGGAATGCGCTTGAACTGCGTGGACCGCCGTAGCTTGGCGGTGGGGAAAATGAATTTTGTGCTGGGAAAGCGCTGCGGGAGCGTGTCGCATGAGAGAAGCTTGGTGGTGATCAGCTCGACGCCAAAGTCGCGACCGTTGCCGCCGCGGCCGTGGAGGAGAATCACGGTGTGGGTGTGCTGCCGGCGCGGGGGGAGGATGAAGGGTTGGAGGTAGCCCCGGTTTTTGGGCGGAGGGATGGGGATGTCTGGGAAATAATCTTCGGCCATGATGTTGGATTTCCGCTTGATGAAGTAATCCAGCAcaaagagagagacagagactGGGTAAGGGgaggaaaaagggagaaTGGAACAGTGTTATTTGGTCGTGCGAGTTGAGGATTCCGGGAAATGCGATAGTGGTATTGCTTTGAATTTAATGAATCCGCTGCAACCGAGCTAGGCGAAATTTTTCTGCGCCagccctcttttttttttttttttttttttttttttttttgaaaaaaaaaataattcttacttatcttcttttccccGACTCTTTTAAAATCCAGTCAGAAATGGCCGCGTAATGAACGGCGCTGCATGCGCATTTCGGCGGTGACGGTTTCTATGCTTTGTTCCTGGATCTGGATTTTGTGTCCGCTGCGAATACGGGCCGAGCGGATGCAGCCGCTGCAGGAGGGGGTGCGCTTTTGCAAGGAATGTATGGGTAGCTAGGGGACCAAAGGCACAGCGAGCTGTATCAGCGGCAGGCCTTTCCTGGCGACGGAAATCTTGCAAAAAAAGGCAACGGGGGGTGATCGGCGCCTTTCTGTGTAGAATCCTTTTTCATGGTCGGCGGCAGGTCTGGCCGACTGCCTGGATATCAAAGAAGGTTGTTTGCCAAAGTCAAATGGACGGTCGAGACCCTGGGCGGGTGTGCAACGTGCCAAAAGAGACTTTTCCAAGTCGTGCAAGGGTGTGACAGGAGGAGATTGCGCGGCAATTGAACCGTCTCTTGATGCGCTCACTGGGCCGTGCCCATTGCGAAGATCCTCGATCGTTCAGTCTGGCGCTCCCCTTTGCGGCGTTGTTTGTTTCTCGCGATGCTGGAAGAAAAGTCGGACGGCGGCCAGAAAGGGAAAAGCGCAGTGCCGCCCTGGATAGAAGCCCGTTAGCTAATCATTTAGTCAGCAACCGTAAAGGCGGCGAGCAGAAAAAgtttggtttcttttctgaagttCAGCGAAAAAGCGAAGACTCGAAGCTGCTCTCCGTCCAACGCCCAAAcgcatcctcctcctccttcttcttcgtcttcccGTCGCCAGTGAGCTTGCTTTTCATTCAGCTCTTCTTGTATTACTAGCCTCTATACCTACCTAATAGTAAAACTTTCAAAATGGTCAAGCTCACCGAGGTCGAGGACGAGCACTTCAAGGAGAAGCCCGCCACAACCAAGAACGACGCCCTACTCCTgagcgacgacgacgacgactACACAGACACCGGTATGTCCTTCACCATTCCCCTTCTCTGCCCTCCAGTTAACTAACAACACTGCCCCCCATCCCAAAGAGTCCGAGATCTCAACCGACTCCTACGCCACTCTTGAAGAAGAATCCCTCTATGAACGCATCGCCGCCCTCCAAGATATCATTCCCCCATCCTCCCGGCGGAAAATCTCAAGCACAGTCTCCGCCATCACCTCCTTCACAAAATCAACCTTGTCCTTTGGCGGGAAGACGCTGTGGGTGGTGAGCACAAGTGCTTTCTTGCTGGGTGTGCCTTGGGCCCTCGCACTGGCCGAGGAGCAGCAATATGTCCAGATGGAGAGGGAGCAGGGCATGATCAAGGGCGCTAACGAGGTCTGTAACCCCCCTGAAAAAGGACCGCCTTCCAATTGATATATCTAGCTTGGGACACATTGGCTGACTTGGGTAACTTTTTTGCAGATGTTAACTCCCGGTGCCACGAGTGCCTTGACGCAAGGTCAGCAAGGCGCTCAGCCAGCCATCTAAACGGATGGAACCAAACTCGTCCAAATTGAACCAGAAGAAGACAATTGAATCGGACGACGGGATGCAACCCCCAGTATAGGTCTTATCTCGCATGCCGTTTGAGCCTGTGGTGGCTGGTTGTCTTCCCAACGATGAATTTGTTTTCTTTCAGACGGTTCCTGAAATACGTGCCCATGCCAAAATACGCTATCGAGGTCGTGGTGGATCTCCTTATGACCGTGCAAAAGATACCACGTTCTCAATCGGTTCTCCTAAGCCTAGCAGGGCATTGATGAATATGCCCACCAATTgctttcctcttcctccgtTCTGCCGAACTCCCGCTACGACACGACCAGCCTTatcctctctcttctctcacATTTCGAAAACCTGTAGTTTTATCGCCCTGGGATCTTTCTTTTAATGCTATCATTTTCCAACGGAGGATGCTGTATGTGTATATAGTCAATGGGAATTTGGTTTAACTCATATCATTTGGACGGCGCTAAGACCCGAATGAAGCCATTACGGCTGATATCTAATCTTAACATATTTAAAGAGTGAAGAGAAAAGTAAGGTGAGTATGGGTATCTCAAAACGGATATCAGCCGGGTTTGAAGGCTTCGAAAAATTCTAGACCGAAGCTTCTTGCTGGGCAATTAGTCAACATGATACTGAGTGCACCCGGACTATGCGGGCTACTATCGTTAGGGAGgaaagtacggagtacgtcAGAACCATATCACTCCGAAGGCTTATCACCGTTGTTATTCCTGACAAGTTAATTATCCGTCAGCCCTGGTCCCTAGTAAATCTATGACCTtggggagggaaaaaaaaaaaaaaaaggaaaagaaaagagaagactcACCCCTCCGTCCTGCTTCGCCCCTTTCAACTTCAAGTTGAAATCCTTCCACAGCCGATCGATCTCCTTTTCTTGCATCTCATCCACCACCTCATTCGCGTATCgcgtcttcttcttcacacTCCAATGCTCTCGCTCCAAAATTTTCGCGTTTGAAAAGACGCCTTTGCGCTCCAGATAATCAATGACCCATTCATTGAGGCGGAAGCGCCAGTGGATAAGGGTGTGTGCCATAGTTGCTTTCGCTTTGCAGAACCTTCCAACGTAGAAATGAGTACTTTCGTCAGCGATCCGGCGGCCTTCGCGGTCAATGTTGCTTCGATCTAACGGGTCggtctcttcctcttcatcgaCGACATCGTCGCTAGCGATGCTGTCCTCATCATCATAAACCGGCTCCAGGGTTTCCAGGAGATATGGTTTCCCGGTGAAGCGGATATCAAATTTAGGTGGATGCTTTGATCTGTTGCAGGCGTCACACCAATTTTGTAGTAGCCTCGCATGCGGTTCGGGGGTGATTTCAATACCTGGTCGGGCTTCAAGCGCTCGTATGAACTTTTTGCTCCAGACAGAAGACACCAACTGCGAGCCCGCCACACCTGTCACTTCGTCATTGACCTTAATAAACGCAACTTTATACACCTCGTCTTCCCGAGAAAACGCTGGGTTCAGTTTGTTATGCACCATCCACTCGACGACGTCTCTAAAATGGTCTCTAAGTCGCTTGTACCGGTGACGGGAGAACTCGAATGGCATGTCAACCAGGTGCGCTGGGGCACCAATTTCGGCGTCGTCGTCTTCCAACACAAAATCATCTTCGTATTTATCAAGGTCTTCTGGGACGGCACGTTCAATGTCGCTATCCTCTAGTATATCCTCGTCCGAGGAAGTAGAGACGGACAATATGGACgcttcttcgtcttcctgCGAACTTTCTGATTTCTCGGGCGGGGATACCGTTGCTGGTCTTTCACCGGCACGACGACGACGCAGAGCCTCTAGCTGGTGCTTTTGTCTAAGTTTGCTGGCCGACTGAGCGGCGTATCCCCTTGTTCTGCGTTTTGTCGTAGCTAGAGTAAATGGCATGTCACTAAGACCAGTGCATTCTCCAAAGCCTAAACAAGGACAGAGAGGAGATACCAGTGTCCCGGAGATCCTCCATATCCTCCTCTAGGTCGCGCATCTCTTGATCTGATTGGTCACGAGACCGCACAGGAGTCTTTACTTCTTCATTGTGCCTTCTGCGCTTTGTGCGAGATGGCTTAACGATATCGTCAGAATCGGAGTCTTCTTGACCACCACTATCGTCGCTTGATCCGACAATTGGTCTTTTCCCCGTTCGACGGCTAGGATGAGGGGCACGGACtgtgtcttcttcttcttcatcgtcgtcgtcggaCGATGGTTCTTGTTTTACTTCGCGCAATGAGAATCGACGACAGCGAAAGGCCGAACCTGGAGCCCGAATGGGATCCTCGTCTTCATCGGACGACGGCTCACTCTTTATTATGCGCAACGGAGTCGGGCTACTTGAGATCGGCTCGCGTTTGACAGCCGCTTTTGATGCGAGCGGTGAGCTAAAGGTTGGAGAATAACGAACATTAGCAAGTCGATCAGTGGCTCGGGCGGAGCTGTGTACCGCCTTAGGAGAGGAGGATGAAACAGGAGTAAAGTTCAATCTCGTCTGCCTTTTCGGGCGCATTGCAGGATGATGAGCCGGCCAGGCACTTCAGATAAACTCTGATCGTCGCACTTTGATAGCCGCCTATAAAAGTCTATATCCGAAAGAAAACAAGACAACGGAAATATGTCAAATTTCCAATTGTTTTGCCCCTCGCAAGACGCGTCCAAAAGTGCGGCGCCGAAGTCAcgatatcacgtgatatggATTTACCAATATTGCCAGTTTGGGGTTAGGCTGC
This window harbors:
- the MAS2 gene encoding Mitochondrial-processing peptidase subunit alpha (BUSCO:161113at4751~EggNog:ENOG410PH82~COG:O~MEROPS:MER0079232~BUSCO:6675at33183), yielding MPRFAIRPGSLRPLIRPHLAQRFDPRWTKRFAQVKSTGSEAATKDPVELDQITTLPNGLRVATESLPGPFAGVGVYIDAGSRYENESLRGVSHIVDRLAFKSTKTRTGDQMLEALESLGGNIQCASSRESLMYQSASFNSAVPTTLGLLAETIREPLITDEEVQMQLAVADYEIRELWAKPEMILPELVNMAAYKDNTLGNPLLCPKERLDQIDRKTVERYRDVFFGPERMVVAFAGVPHAEAVRLTEMYFGDMKRKTAPVLEGVGSEIRVNDADEEVPTMPAFSPSSTTVAETSSSSSSSSSRTSSSASTSRSSSSGMFSKLPFLKSLSTSASARASVSPLSPDLLKPDTLNLNQVSHYTGGFLSLPPIPPPANPALPRLSYIHIAFEALPISSPDIYALATLQTLLGGGGSFSAGGPGKGMYSRLYTNVLNQHGWVESCMAFNLSYTDSGLFGISASCHPQRLTHMIDVICGELQALTLEKGYSALQLAEVNRAKNQLRSSLLMNLESRMVELEDLGRQVQVHGRKIGAMEMCKQIEAVTVADLRRVAKDVFFSKVKNKGMGTGLPTVVLQEGELEGVKLNPMRWNDIQDRINGWYLGRR
- a CDS encoding uncharacterized protein (EggNog:ENOG410PIHX~COG:I~BUSCO:2286at33183) produces the protein MGDYAEDARELWRPANPEATSIHEFKSIVASKHAPGLESYHDLWQWSVDEPAKFWEEVWNYTGVKAHRPYEEVCQPEALLFPKRPFFDGSLLNFAENLLFPSSNPHEHAVAVIAATESTREHISWKDLRERVRLCIAAMRDAGVAKGDRVAGFVGNHPNTLIAMLATTSIGALWSGVSTDTGVHAVLERLRQIEPKLLFADNASIYNGKVHDTHAKVAEVAASLPCLQLVVIFDAVRDHAFDVSSIVSPNGSTVTYADFIASARTSDAPLRFEYLPPDHPIYILYSSGTTGAPKPIVHGALGTLLQHKKEHVLHCDIGPGDRLFYFTTTTWMMWHWLVSALASGSSIVLYDGSPFRPLDPENGKGDMAMARLIDELHITHFGTSAKYLSVLEQAALNPRKHPHRPVTFRTLRAIFSTGSPLAPSTFDYVYSSIHEDILLGSITGGTDIISLFGACCPILPVHRGEIQCRGLGMAVSVFDHAANDISKTDDAGDLVCTKPFPAQPVMFWPPGAVGEAKYRSSYFETYGDHTWHHGDFVKINPVTGGLVMLGRSDGVLKPAGVRFGSAEIYNVILKHFADEIEDSLCIGRRRNGIETDETVVLFVKLTNTSSASSGVSTPNGVVREPPTLPDGLAARIQAVIRKELSPRHVPAIIDSCPEIPVTSNGKKIENAVKQILCGLNIKTGASVANAACLEWYRKWAAEH
- a CDS encoding uncharacterized protein (EggNog:ENOG410PYD0~COG:I~BUSCO:14512at33183), whose amino-acid sequence is MRMQRLSVSLFVLDYFIKRKSNIMAEDYFPDIPIPPPKNRGYLQPFILPPRRQHTHTVILLHGRGGNGRDFGVELITTKLLSCDTLPQRFPSTKFIFPTAKLRRSTQFKRIPIAQWFDLTNLGTENERRDIQHEGLRESAQFVHRIIEEEAALVGIGNVVVGGLSQGAAQALHILMSYDDGGKGGLGGYVGMSGWLPFQKEMAELVNEYSRDANGDRLDDPFERNGEDGPAHLLNLSGDSRSDLGARAVNFSRECVLDIDPLPPRDTAPGCLSTPIWLAHGALDEKVRPRLGELAAQTMEKLGWDVTWMLYDDLEHWFAPYELDDMAIFLSARVGIPEDRLGA
- a CDS encoding uncharacterized protein (EggNog:ENOG410PRDT~COG:U~TransMembrane:1 (o94-113i)~BUSCO:15961at33183), with amino-acid sequence MVKLTEVEDEHFKEKPATTKNDALLLSDDDDDYTDTESEISTDSYATLEEESLYERIAALQDIIPPSSRRKISSTVSAITSFTKSTLSFGGKTLWVVSTSAFLLGVPWALALAEEQQYVQMEREQGMIKGANEMLTPGATSALTQGQQGAQPAI
- a CDS encoding uncharacterized protein (EggNog:ENOG410PQ82~COG:S~BUSCO:9520at33183), with product MRPKRQTRLNFTPVSSSSPKAVHSSARATDRLANVRYSPTFSSPLASKAAVKREPISSSPTPLRIIKSEPSSDEDEDPIRAPGSAFRCRRFSLREVKQEPSSDDDDEEEEDTVRAPHPSRRTGKRPIVGSSDDSGGQEDSDSDDIVKPSRTKRRRHNEEVKTPVRSRDQSDQEMRDLEEDMEDLRDTATTKRRTRGYAAQSASKLRQKHQLEALRRRRAGERPATVSPPEKSESSQEDEEASILSVSTSSDEDILEDSDIERAVPEDLDKYEDDFVLEDDDAEIGAPAHLVDMPFEFSRHRYKRLRDHFRDVVEWMVHNKLNPAFSREDEVYKVAFIKVNDEVTGVAGSQLVSSVWSKKFIRALEARPGIEITPEPHARLLQNWCDACNRSKHPPKFDIRFTGKPYLLETLEPVYDDEDSIASDDVVDEEEETDPLDRSNIDREGRRIADESTHFYVGRFCKAKATMAHTLIHWRFRLNEWVIDYLERKGVFSNAKILEREHWSVKKKTRYANEVVDEMQEKEIDRLWKDFNLKLKGAKQDGGE